The Streptomyces sp. NBC_00224 genome has a window encoding:
- a CDS encoding helix-turn-helix domain-containing protein yields MSDLDLLTQSLARNVKRWRSERGFTLEALASRAGVSRGMLIQIEQARTNPSVGTVVKIADALGVSITTLLDYESGPSVRIVPPEQAVRLWSTERGSSSTLLAGTEAPGPLEMWQWHLMPGDGSSSDPHPVGTFELIHVTAGTLTLVVGGAEHPVPAGHSVSFEAATSHTYRNDGTEPVEMTMAISVPFER; encoded by the coding sequence GTGTCGGACCTCGACCTGCTGACCCAGTCCCTGGCCCGCAACGTCAAGCGCTGGCGCAGCGAGCGCGGCTTCACCCTGGAGGCGCTCGCCTCCCGCGCGGGAGTCAGCCGCGGCATGCTCATCCAGATCGAGCAGGCCCGGACCAACCCCAGCGTCGGCACCGTGGTGAAGATCGCCGACGCCCTCGGCGTGAGCATCACGACCCTGCTCGACTACGAGAGCGGGCCCAGCGTGCGGATCGTGCCGCCGGAGCAGGCCGTCCGCCTCTGGTCCACCGAGCGGGGAAGCTCCAGCACGCTGCTCGCGGGCACCGAGGCCCCCGGCCCGCTGGAGATGTGGCAGTGGCACCTGATGCCCGGCGACGGCAGCTCCTCCGACCCGCACCCGGTGGGCACCTTCGAGCTCATCCACGTCACCGCGGGCACCCTCACCCTCGTGGTGGGCGGCGCCGAACACCCCGTCCCGGCGGGCCACTCGGTCTCCTTCGAGGCCGCCACGAGCCACACCTACCGCAACGACGGCACCGAGCCGGTGGAGATGACCATGGCGATCTCGGTCCCGTTCGAACGCTGA